A window of Glycine soja cultivar W05 chromosome 2, ASM419377v2, whole genome shotgun sequence genomic DNA:
taaatagaaatcTAACACTGTTGGATATCGTGGACATTAAGACACTACAACTAAAATGGTTAGGCTATCAAATTGGATTGGTGAATCAAGAACCTGCACTCTTTGCAACTACCATTCTTGAGAATATACTCTATGGAAAACCTGTTGCAACAATGGCTGAAGTGGAAGCTGCTACTTCTGCTGCAAATGCTCATAGCTTTATCACCTTGCTTCCTAATGGCTATAACACTCAGTGGATTTTGGTGAATTTATTCACcacaaatgaaattttttgtttgattaccAAAAATGAATAGTGCAATTACTGAAATTATCAACACCCCTTTGTCCAATCTTGGCAGAAAttgatcaacaaaaaaaaaaaaaaatcttggcaGAAACATACATTCAATTAATTTAAGTTAACCGTTATCATTGCAGTTGTTTGTTACCCTCTTGTCTTGCACGGATTTAGTAGTAGGTAACAAAACCAGTGTCATGGATTCTTCAAGGTGTGAGAAACTTACCCACAAATTGCTCTTACTTCACgtgtcaaaaaaaaagtttaaaaaagaattacatGAACATAGAGCTTTTTTAGATTgagaaaacattttattttattttattttgctttttacaaataattattaaaatatgtttttatttaattcaaaggtttcaaaagataaaaataaaataaaaatagaaaaccaaacacgTCCTTTAGTGTTTCTAAAGTTCTATAAGCTGAATGTTCTTGTCTTATctgttatttcatttattttctaaatgatGGAATATATATAGAGTTTAATGTTACAATGTTTTgttgatttcattttcttttatttaattttattgagttaaataattttatattatcaattaattataaattagtatTGAAATGGCATTTAAGGTAATTTtgtcttaaaattataaaattataaaaatcatctgattttaaaacttaaatatgttttttattcataaaaatattaccaatgccaattttagttataatttttattattttttaaatttttatatttgagtaaaaacacaattttattttagtctcgaataaagaagtaaaattatatcacttttaataaatataaaaattaaaagtaaataaaaaaacccttatagaaactaaaattaaaatttgtaatattttaataaataaaaacatttaatcatTTCTATTAAACACTAAAATGTGATTATTGAAGAGGAATATCAGAATATCTGTACGAGAAACATAACAAAGAGAGGAAAACACACGAACCCAACATAGAACAAACAAAGCAGTTGAAGATGGAGCACGACGAAGACGAAGTGCCACCTCTTGCTGTTCAGATTCAAGGGAATGATGATTCCGTTTATCAGCGATCTTCTTCTGTTGGGGTCACTCTCATCACCGGTTATCTTGGTGCGGGCAAGTCCACTGTAAGCTTTCTAAACCCTTTCCGTTTCTATGCCATCATTTCAAACACCCTGTCATTTTTCTGCTCATGATTCACTctaaattttccattttttctaaTCTTTGGCCAATTGGGTAGTTTAAAATTGTGTGCTTTTTCACTTTGGAATGGTGATATGATGTTGTGACTGAACCATTGGCCTTTCAGCTAGTGAATCATATTTTGAACACGCAGTATGGGAAGAGGATTGCTGTCATTTTGAATGAGTTTGGTGAGGAAAAAGGCGTGGAAAGAGCGATGATCAACGAAGGGGGTAAGGGTGCACTGGTTGAAGAATGGGTTGAGCTTGCCAATGGGTGTATATGTTGCACTGTCAAGCATAGTTTGGTTCAAGCACTTGAGCAGCTTGTTCAGAGAAAGGAAAGGTAAAACACGAAAACACTTCAAGTTTTCTGGTTAATTTGAGGAATGGAAAATTGAAGCAACAGTTATGAGCTATGGCACTTAATGTTGCAGTTCACTTTCATCTAACCccgttttcattttttatcatgaATTGATGTGGTGTTCAGCAAAGTGGGTCAACTTTGCTGCATATTTTGGCACAATTaagcacttttttttattattaagtattGTGTGTCCTTAGGCTTGACCATATATTGCTGGAAACCACTGGATTGGCAAATCCGGCTCCTTTGGCATCTGTTCTATGGTTGGATGAACAGTTGGAATCAGAAGTGAGGCTTGATTCTATTGTCACAGTAAGTATCTTTCTTGGGTGAAATTCACTATAATTTACCGTCTTTTGGCATGAACATTGCtgtatttttctatattttgtattttaattcattctctAGAATTTTCTGTATATCAAGACATTTGCTTATAGTTGTTTTATTCCATGCCAAACAAAATGAAGCTGTGCTAGCTATTGTCTCAAGCAAAATTGTCATTATAGTTTTTGCAGACTTAGGTGGGCCATGGTTTTTGGAGACTGTCCAAGAAATAATTTTCTCTATAATAAGACATTTGCTTGTAGTATTTTATTCCATGTCAAACAAAATAAAGCTGTTTTAGTTATGGTCTCCAgcaaaattgtcatttttttgtGTCTAAGAAATAGTTTTTGGAGACTGAAGCGGGACATTGTATAACACCTGTCTTTTATCATGTTAAATTTTGTAACTCTTCCACTTTGATGATGATAGATGCATTTCTTTCCTTGGTATATAATGGTTTGTAAATCATGGCCACTTTTCTAATTGAGTATATGCTCGAGTAGGTGGTGGATGCTAAAAATTTGCGCTTCCAGCTTGAAGAGCATCGTGGGTCATCTTCATTTCCTGAAGCATATTTTCAGATAACATTTGcggtaattatttattatattagctGGATATTGGATTATCGGTTCTTATTGATAATATGATTCTCGTTTCCTCATTTGATAGCTGCCAGAATTTCAAAGATTGATGATAAGGGAAAAAATAAAGAgggaaaattagaaaatatatttcattaatgAGACTCTTAAGTAATTGTTATGTATAACATTGACCTTATACccctatttatattaattatttaggtCAGGTAATGGCATAGCACAACTAGTACAAGTGTTTAGTGGAATCGGGTACTGAAGAGCTAATTTTTTGCTGCTTGTTACAGGACATTATAATTCTTAACAAGGTTGATTTGGTATGTGCAGAGAGCTCTGGAGAAACTTGAGGAGGAAATACATAGCATTAACTCTCTTGCAGAGATAATACATTCTGTCCGATGTCAAGTTGAATTGTCTAAGATATTGAACCTTTGCTGTTTCTCTTTTCAGCGTGCCACACATTTAGAGGCATTATTAGAAGAAAGTCGTTCTTTGTCTACCAAAAAGCTTCGTGATAGTGGCGTGAGAACCTTATGCATGTATGAGACACGGTCGATTGATCTTGATAAGATATATATAATGAGACCCATCAAATGAGAAGGTTTTTGTTGTATGAGGGACAAATATTGACCATTAGATCTTATCAtgaatgattaaatttaaaatataaaaaaatgtatagctTTACGACCAAGATTTGCTCCTCTCACTCTtgtaaaaataaacttttcacTGAATACATCCACACACACGgaaaatgttagttttgttagcaaAGGTTCTTCTATTTGTTTATTGTGTATTAttgttaaatcatttttttgtaagaaaaacTTGCAGGCAGTGAAGGAACTTTATGAGATTGTTCCATCTCTCAAGTGGGAAAAGGAAGAGAAACGCATAAATAAGATAGTCTTTATTGGTAATTTGATCTACTTTTTCTAGTTTTAACACAAAATTTGAGGAAGTGAAAAAGGCCTTCTTCAGCTTGTtaacattcttcttcttctttttctttctgaatgacaggTCATAGTCTAAAAGAAGATATTCTAATTAACACCTTTAGAGATCGTGCAACGTATTGAGCTGTATTTGCTCCCATTGCCTGGGTAACAGTTCAATAATCAATGATTTGATGATGATTTTAAGTTTCAATCAAATCACGATGTGTTTGAAACATAGGCGTTTTTTAAATCACATTCATAGGCTAAGTTTGAAGTGTCAGCTTGCTGTATACATAATAGTTATAGTTGACTAATATTCATAAAGACTTTTAGGACAAATACACAATTGTGAAGCTTCAAGCTTGCTACTTTTAGGTGCTATTAATCGGTTTGtttgtaatagttttttttttggtgaatcacttttaaaaaaaatactttttttttggttgttcTTGTGcttatttcagtttttttttaaataattagaatctatagaaaaaataaaatctgattAAAATTGAAAGCTATTTTGAATAGTTTCTCATAAagtcacattaaaaaaaagtgttttcttCGATTGTAAATAAGGTTTAATGTCTATAAACTGATCATGtaaagttaatatatttattatacatgatgaattatgattatgtaATCGTAAAATTTGTTAcaatatgtaactttttttcctcttgtaaataaacataaattagcttttttttctttaaaaaaagtaattactattttgcatcaaaattattttttaatctgtaGCAAATTGGCCTTTGGTTTGAcaaaatgttttctatttttattttttagtggtgatattttaacattcttttatttttaaaaacacctcaccaaaatatttatctttatctctttttatttcaCTTCATATAACTcattatacttatatttttctctattttctttctctctcactaGGTGTGTATTAGTATTTGGGTGTCaagatatatttttcctttatttttttatctttaattacaaaaattgtaTCTTGTTTCGTCCATGAATATTGCAGTGGGAGTGACAAATTGGCCCTAGCTTGGGTAATTCATTTACTTACTTTTATTTTACCCATAAAGTTTTGGAGCATTTGATACAGAGAGGTCCATCTTTATAAAGAATCGGTTAATATTGTGTTACAGCAATGTTCTTGTCTTCTTGGTAGGCTTCTGGTTAAGCATTATATTATTTATCGCTTAGATTTTTGTGGTGTTATGAATTGGAGTATGTTATTaattgtgtttgtgtgtgtttaCCTTAGAATGTGCATCATTTACTTAAAGTAGTAATATATAAAGCTTTTAATCGGTataattcattcattcaaatgTTAAACCTGCCAATGCGGTAGGTAAGAATAGGTCCATCATTCTTCTGCCTTTTTTTTCCTAGTGGTTCATTAACCAAACTTAATAACAACCATTTGGATTTGGTGAATCTGTAGCTTCTAGATTCTACAATCAACAACAACCGTTACCTACAACATCAAGTGAAGTGAGAAACAAGTAATGCTGCTATAAAATACTAGTACTAAGCACCAtgtttactttttctttataaCAATGAGATGAAAACCATTGATGGCGAATATGATTATGTGTTATTGTGTATATTAAACTTGAGccgttcaaaatattttaatactaaGATTTGAAACAGATTTTATTTTGAGGTAttggtcttttctttttaaagatGTTTAACTTTCACAAATGCTACCTAGAAATCTAACTCTTTTAGTAATGTGCCAACCTATAACTAAATTAAATGCGCATGCACATAAAGTAAATGTACAAAGtactacaaattattttttctacggTTAGCTTTAACTAACAATGCGCAGAGGGGTGGGTGGGAACAAACTTGAGTAATACTACTATATACCTTCAAGATTAATTGTTATACTACTATAGATTCAGtttaacttattttgaaaaaaaaaataatactactaattaattttgttttcaattttctttagaAAACCTTTGGaaattttaacttggatgttGATCGACTTCTTGCGCCGGCAGTGTCTTCAACTTAAATTTTAGTATACTTAATTAAGATGGAATCATCAGCTAATTAGTAAAAAAAGCCATAAAGtcaatgtataaataaaaataggcaactgttgtaataaataaaaataacactagtcaaacacttttttaatttagttgtaCATACGATATTTTAACTTAGGCGTTCGTGGTGGTATGCTAGTCAAAAAAGGTTATACTTCTTTAACAATGTTGCCTGTGTAATGAAATACTAGCATACCACAAAagcataagttaaaatttatagtAACACGTTTCCTTTTAAATGTGAAAGATCATGGTCTGGACTCTAAGGATTAGGCCGTCCAGATTAATATATGAgttgtatttcaaattttaaaagtgagtatattgaattgattttttttaattatgttattgatatgaaatatttattaattttattaatgattaatcttttttgaaaaacttgtttgatcACCTTTTATATGATTCTTTTCTatcaattatgttatttttatttataatatttaaattaaaaatgttatttaagaaaattaaattcagtATCATTcgaattaataactaataactTGATGGTGAATTGAATTCTTTGAATTCAAACTATTATGAGGGACGATAGTAGTAATTATAAGGGTTGGGGTCTCACCAGTTATATGGATTTCATAGGACCTTTGTATTTATATCTCTCATACTGGAAAATTTCAGTAAATGAAGAAGAGTTTTTCCCTACatataaaaacattttgatACATAAGTTAACCATGAATTTTATAAAGAgtacaattttaataataaatatacctGAAACGCTTATGCAAgtcatatattttaatactcGGGGTCCATGATACAAAGAGATAACTAATGTTAGTTTTAGAGTAATCGTAAAATGACTTTAATCCCGTATATAATTGGCCATGATCTATGTAAACTAAGAGTaaagtatatattatttattctaaaaatttcccacaaatttaaattaattcaattttagagCTGATAATTCATTAGTTTGATTATCCGTTGATATAAAAATTCTCAAACACGTAGTTATGATTTGgttgtatttaaattaaaaagaatcgagaaaaaatttcaaaaatttatatagattccacatcttaaaaatattattttaatttaaatatttcttttcagttttatttttctcttctaccCCACGTAACCAAACTATAAACCTAATAATCAGTTAATTTCTGCGAAACATAACTTACAATGACAAATCAGCACacataaatttcaaatatataaaatgtgaGCAACAAAATATGTGATTGGGTGGCACAAAAATATTGCCCCCATTTAGCCCAACATGTACAcgtatttattcatttattagaCGTCCATTTCACTGACAGCAAGATCACCAAATGCACTAAAATCAAGACGCCAAGTTGCCGTACCTTTGCCAACTTGGTTTCTACTATACTACATTTTATACAATTCTTTTGATATAGTAAATCTGGAAAGACTTTGTTGCCACCcaattttataagtattttgatgaaaaataataataaaaaaaatcatacaattatttttctaaaaattaaaataatttagtataCCTGTGAAGTGATTACAATGTTTTAATTGtcgtttaagatttttttactaaattctGTTAacccttttttctttgaaaaaaattcttaaattagtACAATCATGTGGTTAACCCTTTCTTTAATGACTaagtttatcataattttttagttactatATTATAGATTTGAAATATTCGTTATCTTTGTTAATAATTATTCTCTACTGAAAActttattagttatttttattgaaatcttTCATTGTAGttaactatgttttttttttcatcctagTTTATCACAATTTTACTTTTACATCAAGTTTTTTCTCCACTTCTAAAAGAAATATACAACAAGAAAAAtcactataaaataaaattcatatattaatgaaaaaaatagttaatagttttatttttattgatatgatttttaattaattaaaatatattattaatctaGTATATATTAAGTTGTATTAACATGATAGGTCatattactaaataattttagtagtataaaataacatatattattgatgaattattttattaatgtgctatatcatattattaacattgatttataaattttatgttaataatttaaattttgttagacAAAATAATTATCTAATGCATTACTGCTATTGTCTACATTTATCGAACATAATACACTGCATCTATtgtaatttattcttttgattCCATGTTTAGGAACATTAGCAAATGAGTGTTTAAAAGAGTTTGgaagaaatttatttaattttataaacataatttaatctatttataattttttttaatttatttcaataaacttaacaattaaatatcatataagttcttatacaataaatttatttaattaatattaaattaaaatatttatcaaaaaatactCTTTGTATCAAAATAATAGTGTAAAatcagaatttaaatttttgttaaatagaAAACAAGAGGAGTCAAgggaaaagttaaaaaataaataaattatatgttagTTTGTCCAAATTTGTACTTCTTGTACCCGTTTTGGgtcatattaataaatttattttccgttgtttaaaaaaaacatttttttcaggaaaaaaaacgTTAGAAAGGAATATTTTCAACAACTAATTTAATCGCTAGCTCGTTTTAGTGTGACTATTATAACTTAAccacaatttgatttttttaacaacaaaGTTAATCAAATGTAAtcctttttagttatttatgcTACCCTAGTTACTATTaacttggataaaaaaaattattaaaatgaaaagtgtATAATTAAATACGGATATTGTTAACAAGTGTTTTATTGATAGcggaaataattatataaaaatatttattaatttcttaatcaatatctTCAACGACCTTAAAATATTAgtactaatttattttgatgatagaCAAATTATATACTGCACcttttcaaaaacataatatatgtTCCCTAACGTTGAAGCTACGTAGTGAGATAGTAAAAACAATCATTAAAGAACAATTATTCCTTGTTCGTTTTCGGTTACCCAAAACATTTATGAATGTTTATtgcttttttctctcttatggTTCTGTTTTATGAATGATTGTTGGCATATAAATGCCAAAAGACAAACATGACATCACAACAAAATTGGACTCAATTCCATCAATTTTTGCTTTATCAATCAATCTCACTCTCTTCTTAACTAACTCAACTTCTTGGTACCAACTAAAACCCTAATTGTCCATTTCCCTTTGTCTTTTCTCTTTCCCATGTTCTTTTGCACTTAATTATTTAACACCTTTGATCTGATCtgtgttagttttaatttttttttttgttattctgagattttttattttctttatgtgAAATGGGTGTACATTGATTGATGGATGGATCGAATCTCTTTTGAATTTGTGTTGCAGGTGATCTGATTGGTGCTGTCAGAATTGGGTTTGATTCAGAATTGGGACTTTGGATTCAGAAGTTTTAGCCCCTCTTTTTGCAGCATATTTGGGGTCTTGATGAATCCATTGACATTCCTTCGTTATTGGGGAAGGAATGTGAGCTATTGTTTCAATGCTTTAAGGGATAGTGAGGGTTTCATAGAATCCTGTGTTATGTTATGATAGGTTGTTGTGGCTTTTCACTTTGCTTGCTGCTCTTGGAAATCTGGGTTGGTGGAATTTGGTGTGGGTTTTGAATCTTTTTGTCAAAGGAAGTTCAAGGATTTGGACATGAGAAGCTCTTGGTTCAATAAATTGTCAATCATTATTGGCCCTAGACCTCCTGTGAACTGGTTATTCTTGTGGCTAATGAGTCTGCTTGTGCTGATTGTTGTTCTTGGTTCATCTTCTTCTAATATTGTTGATCCGGCACCTCATATTCCTGTGTCTCTCATCTACACAAACTATAGGAGGGTTAAGGAGCAGGCGGCGGTTGATTATTTAGAGTTAAGGTCCGTGGCTCAGGGTGTCTCTAGACAAAGAGAATTTGACCTTTGTGGCaaggaaagagagaattttGTGCCTTGTTACAATGTTTCAGCCAGTTTGTTAGCAGGGTTTAAAGACGGAGAGGAGTTTGACCGGCATTGTGAACTGTTAGTTGAAGCAGAGAGGTGTTTGGTTCGCCCTCCTAAGGAATATAAAATTCCCTTGCAATGGCCAACTGCCAGGGATGTCATATGGAGTGGAAATGTGAAGATAACCAAAAACCAATTTCTTTCATCTGGAAGTATGACCAAAAGGTACTTCTTTCTCTATGTTGATTACTAGAGCGAATCTTTGGGCCAAAATAGTGTTTTGGCCATAACAATTGACTGCTTATAGAAAAGCACTCCAGTTTTTGCAAGGAGTTTGTCGATTCATTAATAATGAATAAGGTTTTTCTATTTGTATAATTTTGCAATGAATTATCTAGGTTAATGCTTCTAGAAGAGAATCAAATTGCTTTCCACTCAGAGGATGGACTGATCTATGATGGTATGAAAGATTACTCTCGCCAACTTGCAGAGATGATAGGGTTGGGAAGTGACTATGAGCTTCCTCAAGCTGGTGTAAGTCTTCCATTTATCATCATTTCGCCTTTGGGGAACATAATGTCTGACAAGGCTGATTTTTGTGCAAAATGGTTTAATGTTTAGTAAAGtctcttttttcattctctttaagGATTTTGATGTTTTTGTTGCATATTATGTGACTGCTCTATATTATCACTTTATGGCAGGTTCACACTATACTAGACGTTAATTGTGGATTTGGTAGCTTTGCAGCTCATTTGGCACCTTTGAAAATAATGACAGTTTGCATTGCTCCATATGAGGCAACAGGTAGCCAGGTTCAGTTGGCCCTTGAGAGAGGCCTTCCAGCTGTGATTGGCAACTTCATTGCAAGACAGCTTCCATATCCTTCATTATCATATGACATGGTTCATTGTGCTCAATGTGGCATCATTTGGTATGAAAAaggtaattatattatattattgttaatgGGTATTCACAAGTCGTATTTGCTTCCTAGGTAGTAGACTTCACTGtggattatttgtttaaaaaaaaactacttccCTCTTCTTTCCTAGTTGCCTGCTTGCTCTATACTATAGCTAATAACGTTTAGCTTCTTTATTAACTGTCTTCCTTTTTGCTCTCTAACATTGACATGTTGAACAGATGGAATGTTCCTTATAGAAGTTGACCGTGTTCTTAAACCTGGAGGATACTTTGTGTTAACCTCACCCACAAGCAGGTCACAGGGAAGTTCATCACAAATGAAAAGGAGGAACATGTTGATGCCAATGGAACAGCTGACCCAGAAACTCTGTTGGACTCCTCTAGCTCAGCAAGATGAGACATTCATCTGGCAGAAGACTGCTGATGTTAATTGCTATGAATCTCGGTAAAGAAAGTTGCTAATATTGTCTATAGACTGTTTATTTGAGATTACTAATGTTGACTACCTTTAGCTCTGCTAAAGGCTTGCTCCATGGGTCTCTTGAAGTAGTCTGCTACCATAATTCTTTTAGTGACATGTTCCCTTACACTGTAGAAAGAAGCATGCTATACCATTATgcaaagaagatgatgatgctcAGTCGTATTATCGGCCTCTTCAACCATGTATAAGTGGGACCTCTAGCAAGCGCTGGATTGCAATACAGAATAGATCCTCTGGATACGAATTGAGTTCAGCTGAGCTTAAAATGAATGGAAAGTATTGTTTGTAAAGGCTTTCATATCATTTGCTTTACCTCTTTCTAACTTCGTTCACATTTTGTACTGCTTTGTCTTTTCATTGACATCTCTCTGTTATAGCAGGTGTTCAGCCTGAAGATTTTTTTGAAGACTTGCAATTCTGGAGATCAGCTCTCAAGAACTATTGGTCTTTGCTTACACCACTAATTTTCTCTGATCATCCAAAGAGACCAGGAGATGAAGATCCATTACCTCCATTTAACATGATGCGTAATGTGATGGACATGAGTACTAAATACGGGGGGTTGAACACTGCCCTTCTAGAAGAGAATAAATCAGTTTGGGTCATGAATGTTGTTCCTGCCACTGCTTCTAATTCACTTCCTTTTATACTAGATAGAGGTTTCGCTGGTGTTATGCATGACTGGTAAGTTGCTTTTTATTCTTGGTCTAGGCAAGTTGTGGAAACTCTTGTGAAATAAGTGGTTGATATATGTGATCTGGTGATTGATCTTTAGGTGTGAACCTTTCCCCACATACCCTCGGACATATGATATGCTTCATGCAAATGGACTTCTTTCTCATCTCACTTCAGAGAGGTGCAGCTTGGTGAACTTATTCTTGGAGATGGATAGAATACTGCGTCCAGAGGTACACTGTCCCCTACTGTCACAATTATTTGTGCTGGAACGATCAATGTGATAACTTGATTTTTCTATTATGCATAATTCAAACTTTACATTTAttagcagaacaattatgaattatcTGACACCCTCTTTCCCAAGTATTTGACAGTCACTCATGCATGCTCACTTGTTGGTGTGATGCACAATCTTGGattcttttttgtctttttgaaataaaaggaATTGTCTGAGTCAATGATCTTTGAAACCTAATATTGGTATAACATTACATGGCTTGGTAGGGATGGGTCATTCTTTCTGATAACATGGGAGATATAGAGATGGCTCGCACACTTGCTGCACAAGTACGTTGGGAAGCAAGGGTAATCGACCTTAAGAATGGCAGTGACCAGCGGCTTCTTGTTTGCCAGAAACCATTTCTGAAAAAATGATTGGATTGGCTCTATTATGTCTTACCCTGGCGGATGAACACGCTGTTTTGCTCTGGTAATTCTTCTTAACTTCTACTGTACTTGGTGAGAGGACTGTAGGTGGCATTTAATTCAATACAAAATCAAACATTACTGGATGCTGTAAAACTCTAGAACCATGTAGGACATGGGATATGCATTGGTCTTAATGTGAATTCTTTTGTATACTACTATACTAGTATTATGTTTTTGTCAAACTAAGCTTTGATAATGTTGCCTCCAAAATTGTGAGGGATGGAATCTAAGCATCCATGATGACTTTAATCTACAAGAAGCATTGCTACTTTTGAATTATGATGTTTAAGCTGAGAATCTTCCAAAAATCGATTCCAAAAAATATGCAAATTGAATTCTTCTGCAGGCTGTAGCATATCAGAACGTATTGAAACTTAATTACCTTCATACTGAactgcattattttttttgtttttgtttcaatttcagGGAATAAATAGATTATTCAGCAGGCACAGGTTGTATATACTGCACGAAGCCTTGACATTTTTCCATCTTCTTGCGCAATTGGGTCGGAGGATTGTGGAGGTTCTTGTTGAACTTAGGCTCCAATTCATTTTATTGGTCAGAGGTGTTTGTAGTAATTCATTCatttatatctttttagcaAATTTTTgcttaatgatttattttattgaacatTGGAATTTGGACATAAATGTCAACTTGTTGAACAATCACACTGATTTTTATAAGAAAGAATAT
This region includes:
- the LOC114387243 gene encoding probable methyltransferase PMT4 → MRSSWFNKLSIIIGPRPPVNWLFLWLMSLLVLIVVLGSSSSNIVDPAPHIPVSLIYTNYRRVKEQAAVDYLELRSVAQGVSRQREFDLCGKERENFVPCYNVSASLLAGFKDGEEFDRHCELLVEAERCLVRPPKEYKIPLQWPTARDVIWSGNVKITKNQFLSSGSMTKRLMLLEENQIAFHSEDGLIYDGMKDYSRQLAEMIGLGSDYELPQAGVHTILDVNCGFGSFAAHLAPLKIMTVCIAPYEATGSQVQLALERGLPAVIGNFIARQLPYPSLSYDMVHCAQCGIIWYEKDGMFLIEVDRVLKPGGYFVLTSPTSRSQGSSSQMKRRNMLMPMEQLTQKLCWTPLAQQDETFIWQKTADVNCYESRKKHAIPLCKEDDDAQSYYRPLQPCISGTSSKRWIAIQNRSSGYELSSAELKMNGVQPEDFFEDLQFWRSALKNYWSLLTPLIFSDHPKRPGDEDPLPPFNMMRNVMDMSTKYGGLNTALLEENKSVWVMNVVPATASNSLPFILDRGFAGVMHDWCEPFPTYPRTYDMLHANGLLSHLTSERCSLVNLFLEMDRILRPEGWVILSDNMGDIEMARTLAAQVRWEARVIDLKNGSDQRLLVCQKPFLKK